In the Bacillus shivajii genome, one interval contains:
- a CDS encoding TVP38/TMEM64 family protein, with amino-acid sequence MPTKLLIKIGLFSLIILFLFWLNHSFLNLHPEQIQKTVLSFGIWAPLIFILMFAIRPFVLFPASILAIAGGLSFGPLIGPIVTYIGSLSGAALSFMFVRKLGHSFTQKEWQGKGKHLQKRIEENGFFYVLALRIIPVINFDFVSYLSGLSRIEFRKYIGATMLGIIPGTLAFNFLGATFVEMNFTMVFITSLLFVIAFSVPIIIRKRLEKKNIRVDLLPDEEL; translated from the coding sequence ATGCCAACGAAGCTGTTAATAAAAATCGGACTATTTTCACTTATCATCCTTTTTCTTTTTTGGTTGAATCATTCATTTTTAAATTTACATCCTGAACAAATCCAAAAAACGGTACTTTCATTTGGGATATGGGCACCGCTCATTTTTATCCTCATGTTTGCGATTCGTCCGTTTGTATTGTTCCCAGCATCAATACTCGCGATCGCTGGCGGTTTATCATTTGGCCCGTTGATCGGACCAATCGTAACATACATTGGGTCATTGTCTGGAGCGGCTTTGTCGTTTATGTTCGTCCGTAAACTTGGACATTCTTTTACACAAAAAGAGTGGCAAGGGAAGGGGAAGCACCTTCAAAAGCGGATCGAAGAAAATGGTTTCTTTTACGTGTTAGCATTACGTATCATTCCGGTCATTAACTTTGACTTTGTTAGTTACTTATCAGGTTTATCAAGGATTGAATTTCGGAAATATATCGGTGCAACGATGCTTGGGATTATTCCAGGGACGCTTGCTTTCAACTTTTTAGGTGCGACATTTGTTGAAATGAATTTTACGATGGTATTTATCACTAGTCTCCTATTTGTGATTGCATTTTCTGTACCTATCATTATCCGCAAGCGACTTGAAAAGAAAAACATTCGCGTTGATTTACTACCAGACGAAGAACTGTAA
- the rarD gene encoding EamA family transporter RarD, producing MNENQESAMKWGIISGVSAYLLWGLLPLYWKLIDHIPSEEVLAHRIIWSFIFMSSIILILRKHGSFVAEVRAMFKNKKLFAAIIFASLFIATNWYVYIWAVANDQVVQASLGYYINPLVSVLLGVVFLKEKLSKMQTIAVILAFAAVLLLTFSAGVFPVVALGLALSFGLYGLMKKIAVIGTMTGVALESLLVLPFAAIFLFSQHGASASALYVHDPLSVILLLGAGAVTAVPLLLFTAGARRIPLSLIGFLQYIAPTIMLFLGVFLFQEPFTVTHIVAFSMIWVGLMMFTYSRYRQLKKPKVVEQEITLTERKAN from the coding sequence ATGAACGAAAATCAAGAGTCAGCTATGAAATGGGGAATAATATCAGGGGTCTCTGCTTATTTGTTATGGGGACTACTTCCGTTATATTGGAAGCTTATTGATCATATTCCATCAGAAGAAGTACTTGCACACCGCATTATTTGGTCGTTTATTTTTATGAGTTCGATCATTTTGATACTTAGAAAACATGGATCATTTGTCGCTGAAGTTCGTGCGATGTTTAAAAACAAAAAACTATTTGCTGCAATTATCTTTGCTTCATTATTTATTGCAACAAATTGGTATGTGTACATATGGGCCGTTGCCAACGATCAAGTCGTGCAAGCAAGTTTAGGGTATTATATTAATCCGCTCGTTAGTGTTTTATTAGGCGTCGTCTTTTTAAAGGAAAAGTTATCGAAGATGCAAACGATCGCTGTCATTCTAGCATTTGCAGCTGTCCTATTACTAACATTTTCTGCTGGAGTTTTTCCGGTCGTCGCTTTAGGATTAGCACTTAGTTTTGGACTATATGGGTTAATGAAAAAAATTGCCGTGATTGGAACGATGACTGGGGTTGCGTTAGAGTCACTCCTTGTTTTACCATTTGCAGCGATCTTTTTATTTTCACAACATGGAGCAAGTGCATCGGCCCTTTATGTACACGATCCATTATCCGTCATTTTATTATTAGGTGCTGGTGCAGTGACTGCCGTCCCATTATTACTCTTTACAGCAGGAGCTAGAAGAATACCACTCTCTCTCATTGGGTTTTTACAATATATCGCACCGACAATCATGCTTTTCCTTGGTGTGTTCTTATTTCAAGAGCCATTTACTGTTACTCATATTGTTGCCTTTTCAATGATTTGGGTCGGACTTATGATGTTTACGTACAGCCGTTATCGTCAATTAAAGAAACCGAAAGTCGTTGAGCAAGAAATCACGCTTACAGAGAGGAAGGCAAATTAA